The proteins below come from a single Gimesia alba genomic window:
- a CDS encoding lactate racemase domain-containing protein encodes MNIPLPKVYRIRQNFQSSRIENVPEAVLSELPKINLDKVVKPGETVAITVGSRGIANIAAIIKTTVDYLKSLDAVPFIVPAMGSHGGGTAEGQAQVIAAYGITAETMGVEIRSSMETVTVDTTSHGIPVHFDKHAYEADHVLICGRVKPHTRFVGDIESGLHKMMLIGLGKHEGAKIYHRAIEDLSFEEIIKAVASSILKKCSVVGGLAIVENAYDETALIEAVLPEQFYERETELLNIARESLPRLPFEKTDLLIVDRIGKNISGSGMDACVIGRKFNDHAATERDNVSAKRIMIRGLTEETHGNACGIGLAEFTNQRTVDSVDWKITRINANTGSHPTAAMVPLAYETDREAIEAALQTIGLVPPETSRIVQIYDTLELSEVIVSEPYLEEINARDDLEIISGPFELPFDAQGNLTSVFEKPHH; translated from the coding sequence ATGAACATCCCGCTTCCTAAGGTTTACCGAATTCGCCAAAACTTCCAGTCTTCTCGAATCGAGAACGTTCCCGAAGCGGTTCTGTCCGAACTTCCTAAAATCAATTTAGACAAAGTAGTCAAGCCGGGAGAAACTGTTGCCATCACGGTTGGCAGTCGTGGCATCGCCAATATTGCTGCGATCATCAAAACCACTGTCGACTATCTGAAATCACTGGATGCTGTCCCGTTTATCGTCCCCGCTATGGGCAGTCATGGTGGCGGAACCGCGGAAGGACAGGCGCAAGTCATCGCAGCGTACGGCATTACCGCCGAAACGATGGGCGTCGAAATTCGTTCGTCGATGGAAACCGTGACCGTCGATACCACGTCGCACGGCATCCCCGTTCATTTTGACAAGCACGCCTACGAAGCCGATCACGTCTTGATTTGCGGCCGCGTTAAACCGCACACCCGTTTTGTCGGCGATATCGAATCGGGCCTGCATAAGATGATGCTGATCGGCCTCGGCAAACACGAAGGCGCCAAAATCTATCACCGGGCGATCGAAGATCTCAGCTTTGAAGAAATCATCAAAGCCGTCGCTTCCTCGATCTTAAAGAAATGCTCGGTCGTCGGCGGGCTGGCGATAGTCGAGAACGCCTACGATGAAACCGCGCTGATCGAAGCCGTGCTGCCGGAACAGTTCTATGAACGGGAAACCGAGCTGCTGAATATCGCCCGCGAATCGTTGCCCCGGCTTCCGTTTGAGAAAACCGATCTGTTGATTGTAGACCGTATCGGCAAAAACATCAGCGGCTCCGGGATGGATGCCTGTGTCATCGGCCGCAAGTTTAATGATCACGCCGCCACCGAGCGGGATAATGTCTCCGCTAAACGCATCATGATTCGCGGTCTGACTGAAGAAACGCACGGCAACGCCTGTGGAATTGGCCTGGCCGAATTCACCAATCAGCGCACAGTCGACAGCGTGGACTGGAAAATCACCCGCATAAACGCTAATACTGGTAGTCATCCTACCGCAGCGATGGTGCCGCTGGCCTATGAAACAGACCGCGAAGCCATCGAGGCTGCACTACAGACCATCGGACTGGTTCCGCCGGAAACAAGCCGCATCGTACAGATTTATGATACTCTCGAATTGAGTGAAGTCATCGTCAGCGAACCGTATCTGGAGGAGATCAATGCGCGTGACGATCTGGAAATCATCTCCGGGCCGTTTGAGCTGCCATTCGATGCCCAGGGAAATTTGACCTCCGTTTTTGAAAAACCGCATCATTAA
- a CDS encoding RraA family protein — protein sequence MSTEGLSNAALEELAKYDTPTVCNVIELWNIRPRNTGYMNDSIKACFPKMPPMVGYALTSTFRSMAPPRSGDVYSGLDAQVAAFESLPGAPVVVYQDIDEPTASATFGEVMCSTYKAYGAKGIVTSGAGRDLDQVEALDFPAFTNGTNCAHGYCHTLQVNVPVTVGGIPIYPGDLLHGDLNGVTTIPTEIASEVADACKDLMKAEDIVLDYLKSGNLTPEGLGEARKELAAEIGKLGRRLRGE from the coding sequence ATGTCCACCGAAGGCCTCTCTAACGCTGCCCTTGAAGAACTCGCCAAGTACGACACACCGACTGTCTGCAACGTCATCGAACTCTGGAACATCCGCCCCCGCAACACCGGCTACATGAATGATTCCATCAAAGCCTGTTTCCCCAAGATGCCACCGATGGTTGGTTACGCTCTGACATCCACCTTCCGCAGCATGGCACCACCGCGCAGCGGCGATGTTTACTCAGGCCTTGATGCCCAGGTCGCTGCGTTTGAATCTCTGCCCGGTGCACCGGTTGTCGTCTATCAGGACATCGACGAACCAACGGCGTCTGCCACTTTCGGCGAAGTCATGTGCTCCACTTATAAAGCTTATGGCGCGAAAGGCATCGTCACCTCAGGCGCCGGCCGCGATCTGGACCAGGTCGAAGCCCTCGACTTCCCCGCCTTCACTAACGGCACCAACTGTGCTCACGGCTACTGTCACACACTACAGGTGAATGTACCCGTCACGGTCGGCGGCATTCCCATCTATCCCGGCGATCTCTTGCACGGCGATTTGAACGGCGTGACCACGATTCCGACGGAAATCGCCTCCGAAGTCGCCGATGCCTGCAAAGACCTGATGAAAGCCGAAGACATCGTGCTTGATTACCTGAAGAGTGGTAACCTGACTCCCGAAGGTCTGGGAGAAGCCCGCAAAGAGCTGGCAGCCGAAATCGGCAAGCTCGGCAGACGACTCCGCGGCGAATAA